GAGTAGTAGGTGAGCGCGGCCGCCTTGTCGGTGCACTGGTCCTCGCCGAACTCCCGCCAGGTCTTGCGCAGGACGTACTTCCAGGACCGCTTGGTCAGGTCGGTCGGCCCCTCGGGCTTGGCGTCGGGGTCGAGCTCGTGGGTCTCGTCCTTGGTGCGGCTGGTCATCGTCGGTGCCTCCACCACCACAGGCCCGCCACGACCACGACCGCGGCCACGGCACCCGCGACCAGCTCGGGTCGCGGCTTGCCCGAGTCGGTGGTGGCGCGGTCCTTGACGTCGGCCGCCTTGGCCTTGGCCTGGCTCTTCACGTCGAGCTTGTGGGTCAGCGCGTCGATCGTCGCGGCGAGGTGCTCGCGCTGGGCGGCGATGTCGGCCTCGATCTGCTCGGGGGTGCGAGGGGTGTCCTCGGCGCCGTCCTGGCCGGTGTCCTGGGCGACCTGGCCCTGGTGGCCGTCGAGGTTGTCGGGTGTGCTCACGGGTGGTTCCCCTTCACTGTCTCCACGTCGGCCTTGATCCCGTCGATCGCCCGCTCGGGCTTGGGCGGGGTGGCCTCGGCGACGTTGGCCTTGCCCTTGAGCGCCGCCACACCCGCGGCGGCGAACAGCACGACCGTCACGATGAGCGCGGCCGCCCAGGCCGGGAGCACGAGGGCGAGGAGCAGCACGACGGTGGCCAGCAGGGTCCCTACGCCGTACAGCGCCAGGACGCCGGCGGCGCCGAACATGCCGAGCCCGAGGCCGGCCCGCTTGCCCTTCTCGGCCATCTCGGCCTGGGCCAGGCGGATCTCCGACCGGACCAGCTCCGGGATCTGCTGCGAGACTGAGGACACGAGCTGACCCAGGGACGCCTCGGCGGGGTCCGGGGGAGCCGGTGGCTCGTAGGTGACGTCCGAGTGACTCATGTGGCCACCGTGTCCCTCGGCCCTGCCGAGCAAACCCCCTCCGATACCCGGAGGGGTATGGTGTCCACCACCCGACGAAGGAGAAGCATGCGCGAGACCGACATCGACGGACTGCGGAAGGCACTCGACGAGGGCGCGACGCTCATCGACGTCCGCGAGCCCCAGGAGTACGCCGAGGCGCACGTGCCCGGCGCGGTCCTGATCCCGATGGGTCAGCTCTCCTCGCGGCTCGACGAGGTGCCGGGCGACCGGCCCGTCTACGTCATCTGCCGCAGCGGCAACCGCAGCGGCGCGATGGGCCCGCTCCTCGACGCCAACGGGTTCGACAGCGTCAACGTGGTCGGCGGCACCGCGGCCTGGGTCCAGGCCGGCCACCCCTACGACCAGGGCCTGTGACATGGGCGGACAGGGGACGCTCGGGCCCTTCGGTCTCGAGGTCGTCGAGACCCCGACGCTCGGTGACCGCAGCTACCTCGTGCACGACGGCTCCGTGGCCGCGGTCATCGACCCTCAGCGCGACCTCGACCGGGTGACGACGCTGCTCGACCGTCTCGGCG
This genomic window from Nocardioides marmoribigeumensis contains:
- a CDS encoding rhodanese-like domain-containing protein codes for the protein MRETDIDGLRKALDEGATLIDVREPQEYAEAHVPGAVLIPMGQLSSRLDEVPGDRPVYVICRSGNRSGAMGPLLDANGFDSVNVVGGTAAWVQAGHPYDQGL
- a CDS encoding DUF3618 domain-containing protein — translated: MSTPDNLDGHQGQVAQDTGQDGAEDTPRTPEQIEADIAAQREHLAATIDALTHKLDVKSQAKAKAADVKDRATTDSGKPRPELVAGAVAAVVVVAGLWWWRHRR
- a CDS encoding phage holin family protein, whose amino-acid sequence is MSHSDVTYEPPAPPDPAEASLGQLVSSVSQQIPELVRSEIRLAQAEMAEKGKRAGLGLGMFGAAGVLALYGVGTLLATVVLLLALVLPAWAAALIVTVVLFAAAGVAALKGKANVAEATPPKPERAIDGIKADVETVKGNHP